From one Candidatus Acidiferrales bacterium genomic stretch:
- a CDS encoding HDIG domain-containing protein — MGSLPSREEAWKLLCEYTQSENLRKHALAVEACVRAYARKQGADEDLWGRAALLHDFDYERWPNAEHHADKEHPFEGAKILRERGYPEEMIHAILAHADYTGVKRESALDHTLFACDELSGFLTACALIKPSKKIADVRADSVKKKLKDKAFARGVNRDDVRNGAEELGVPLEEHIRFCIEAMRGAAESLGLA; from the coding sequence ATGGGGAGCCTGCCGAGTCGCGAAGAAGCCTGGAAACTGCTGTGCGAATATACGCAAAGCGAAAATCTGCGCAAACACGCACTGGCGGTCGAAGCGTGCGTGCGCGCCTATGCACGGAAACAAGGAGCGGATGAGGACCTCTGGGGACGAGCGGCGCTACTGCACGATTTCGATTACGAGCGCTGGCCGAACGCCGAGCATCATGCGGACAAAGAACATCCCTTCGAGGGGGCGAAGATTTTGCGTGAGCGCGGCTATCCGGAAGAAATGATTCACGCGATTCTGGCGCACGCCGATTACACGGGCGTGAAACGGGAGTCGGCGCTGGATCATACGCTCTTTGCGTGCGACGAGCTTTCGGGTTTCCTGACGGCCTGCGCGCTGATCAAGCCGAGCAAGAAAATCGCGGATGTGCGAGCGGACTCCGTGAAAAAAAAGCTGAAGGACAAAGCGTTTGCGCGGGGCGTGAATCGCGACGATGTGCGCAATGGCGCGGAAGAGCTTGGCGTGCCGCTCGAAGAGCATATTCGTTTTTGCATCGAAGCGATGCGCGGTGCGGCCGAATCGCTGGGCCTGGCCTAG
- a CDS encoding DUF721 domain-containing protein gives MEKASEILGRTLRRMDDPAAARAWLDSTWTTLVGKAMASHIAPLACGKGVLRVEADSREWQNQAKAMSKEICERVNRSWGGVLIQEVRVECAPRSGKRPAHEIDNEHTPFIRRKAARHTS, from the coding sequence ATGGAGAAAGCTTCGGAAATTCTGGGACGAACGCTGCGGCGGATGGACGATCCCGCGGCGGCCCGGGCATGGCTGGATTCCACGTGGACGACGCTGGTGGGGAAAGCCATGGCGTCGCACATCGCACCATTGGCGTGCGGAAAAGGAGTGTTGCGCGTCGAAGCGGATTCGCGCGAATGGCAGAATCAAGCAAAAGCGATGAGCAAAGAGATTTGCGAACGCGTGAACCGCTCCTGGGGCGGAGTTCTGATTCAAGAAGTTCGCGTCGAGTGCGCGCCGCGGAGTGGCAAGCGGCCGGCGCACGAAATCGATAATGAACATACTCCATTCATCCGCCGGAAGGCTGCGCGCCACACGTCATGA
- the gatC gene encoding Asp-tRNA(Asn)/Glu-tRNA(Gln) amidotransferase subunit GatC — translation MKISREDVLYVAELANLELSEAEVETFRQQLDEILTYIDKLKQLDVSSVGPMAQVLYGAAEPGAELREDVVQECDVARAILEQAPEAKKPYFRVPKVIER, via the coding sequence ATGAAGATCAGCCGTGAAGATGTGCTGTACGTCGCCGAACTAGCGAACCTGGAATTGAGCGAAGCGGAAGTAGAAACTTTCCGGCAGCAACTCGACGAAATACTCACATACATCGACAAATTGAAGCAGCTTGATGTGTCGTCGGTCGGGCCAATGGCGCAAGTGCTGTACGGCGCGGCGGAACCGGGTGCGGAATTGCGCGAGGACGTTGTGCAGGAATGCGATGTCGCAAGGGCGATTCTCGAACAGGCGCCGGAGGCGAAGAAGCCGTATTTCCGCGTTCCTAAAGTGATCGAACGATGA
- the gatA gene encoding Asp-tRNA(Asn)/Glu-tRNA(Gln) amidotransferase subunit GatA, with the protein MSAANHWTIPKIRAALETRQFSARELTAEFFSRIEKKNPELNAFLTLSPERAYAQADRVDAMRARSEKLPALAGVPLAIKDVISTRGVRTTCGSRILENYVPPYDATAVERLESAGAVILGKANCDEFAMGSSNENSAYGPVRNPLAMDRVPGGSSGGSAAAVAAGLAVGALGTETGGSIRQPASLCGVIGLMPTYGRVSRSGLIAFASSLDRIGPLATTVSDAAALLSAIAGRDENDSTSANVHGSDYFEEMSKPVRGARIGIPAEYFAEGMDPQVREKVEAGIGLLKTLGCVPVELHMPHTDYAIATYYIVATAEASSNLARFDGVRYGLRAKGETLRDMYKKTRGQGFGAEVKRRIMLGTYALSSGYYDAYYLRAQKVRALIAQDFTRAFEQVDAIVTPTSPSPAFRLGERTNDPLQMYLADIYTVTGSLAGIPAISVPCGKTSEGLPIGLQVCGPRFGESRVLQLAHAFEQAGGFVI; encoded by the coding sequence ATGAGCGCGGCAAATCATTGGACGATTCCCAAGATTCGCGCGGCGCTTGAGACCAGGCAATTTTCCGCGCGCGAACTGACTGCCGAATTTTTCTCACGCATCGAAAAGAAAAATCCGGAACTGAATGCTTTCCTGACGCTTTCGCCGGAGCGCGCTTATGCGCAAGCCGACCGCGTGGACGCAATGCGAGCGCGCAGCGAAAAACTGCCGGCACTGGCGGGCGTTCCCCTGGCGATTAAGGACGTGATCAGCACGCGCGGCGTGCGCACAACCTGCGGCTCGCGCATTCTCGAGAATTACGTTCCGCCCTATGACGCAACGGCCGTAGAACGATTGGAGAGCGCCGGCGCGGTGATCCTCGGAAAAGCAAACTGCGATGAATTCGCAATGGGCAGCTCAAATGAAAATTCGGCTTATGGCCCCGTGCGAAACCCTCTCGCGATGGACCGCGTGCCGGGCGGATCGAGCGGCGGATCGGCCGCAGCAGTTGCGGCGGGACTGGCTGTGGGAGCGCTGGGCACAGAAACGGGAGGGTCTATCCGGCAGCCTGCGTCGCTCTGCGGCGTTATCGGCCTGATGCCGACCTATGGCCGCGTTTCGCGCTCTGGGCTGATTGCCTTTGCATCTTCGCTCGACCGCATCGGGCCTCTTGCGACCACCGTGAGCGATGCGGCGGCATTGCTGAGCGCCATTGCCGGGCGCGACGAGAATGACTCGACTTCGGCGAATGTGCATGGCTCCGATTATTTCGAAGAAATGTCCAAGCCGGTGAGGGGCGCGCGCATCGGCATCCCTGCGGAATATTTCGCCGAAGGAATGGACCCACAGGTGCGCGAGAAGGTGGAAGCCGGGATTGGGCTGCTGAAGACACTTGGTTGCGTGCCGGTCGAACTGCACATGCCGCATACGGACTATGCAATCGCCACCTACTATATCGTGGCGACGGCAGAGGCGAGCTCGAATCTGGCGCGGTTTGATGGCGTGCGCTATGGCCTGCGCGCGAAAGGCGAAACGCTCCGCGATATGTACAAGAAGACACGCGGACAGGGCTTTGGGGCGGAGGTGAAGCGACGGATTATGCTAGGGACGTACGCGCTTTCTTCCGGCTACTACGATGCATACTATCTGCGGGCGCAGAAAGTTCGCGCTCTCATCGCCCAGGACTTCACACGTGCTTTCGAGCAAGTGGACGCGATTGTGACGCCGACGTCTCCTTCGCCTGCCTTCCGGCTGGGAGAACGCACCAATGATCCGCTACAGATGTATCTTGCTGATATATATACAGTTACAGGATCTCTGGCAGGTATTCCGGCGATCTCCGTGCCTTGCGGCAAAACTTCGGAGGGCCTGCCCATCGGGTTGCAGGTCTGCGGACCGCGATTCGGCGAATCGCGCGTTCTGCAACTTGCCCATGCGTTTGAGCAGGCAGGCGGATTTGTGATTTAG
- a CDS encoding PAS domain S-box protein — MADKKKRTANSASKSVERQELFSLVAKSRQAFCELIDSFDRIAFNVSLDGRLRVINREFASVVGLPFSSIVDHPLQEFLAEPTRAEIEPAVAQFIEKRFWTGVLRIRWRHSNEVCFYDCVFYAVVEEGKVVGASGLARDISGQRVTESRFTDLFETLHEGVYFSDPEGNLLDVNPAMVRMLGYKTKEEVLAKNLSGHLADASQRSSLLDEIRKAGALRDRQIVLRRKNGSLIRVLSSSVAIRDASGQLVRFQGSLVDISERLEIERRLREEQEFVRRLIACFPDVIVVLDTEGRYTFASPRVQEFLGYTPEEYLGENLEHRPHPEDRQAVIQFFRGLIGGDSGVSTVEYRTRHKDGHWRTFRASASPLTDAEGKVIGIVASARDVTESKRIEQQLVQSEKLAAIGQMVSGVAHELNNPLTAILGVSDLLYDRAGDDASRRHVELIRKQARKAADLVQGLLTFSQPSRLKSQNVRLEDLVARALELQRGSLEARNIIVEFKVEKDLPLVAADPNHIVQVFVNLFTNAEQAISSVRHHGSLKILVSNSDQKLQVMIEDDGPGIPPEIHLKIFDPFFTTRRPSGGAGLGLTISLVIVKEHGGTLEALPSAGGGARFRILLPASQAARSPQEPSSASNGNGLKDCSILVVDDEEGIRELIKEGLAARAAVVDAVSSSEEAWNHLSSRAYDVVLCDFNLGKTSGTELFERVMARTGKKNPRFLFMSGELLNSAEIAALEEKDANVLQKPFQLSELVAALEKFISVPSAVRK; from the coding sequence ATGGCAGACAAGAAAAAACGAACCGCCAATAGCGCGTCCAAAAGTGTTGAGCGCCAAGAGCTGTTTTCTCTGGTTGCGAAGTCCCGCCAGGCTTTTTGCGAGCTAATTGACAGCTTCGATCGTATCGCCTTCAACGTTTCTCTCGATGGCCGTTTGCGTGTCATCAACCGCGAATTTGCCTCGGTCGTCGGGCTGCCGTTCTCTTCCATCGTCGATCATCCGCTGCAAGAGTTTTTGGCCGAGCCGACGCGCGCGGAAATCGAGCCTGCCGTGGCGCAATTCATCGAGAAGCGCTTCTGGACCGGCGTGCTGCGCATTCGCTGGAGACATTCGAACGAGGTGTGCTTCTACGATTGTGTGTTCTACGCGGTCGTCGAAGAAGGAAAAGTCGTTGGCGCCAGCGGCCTCGCGCGCGACATTTCCGGCCAGCGCGTCACGGAATCCCGTTTCACCGATCTCTTCGAGACTCTTCACGAGGGCGTCTATTTCAGCGATCCCGAGGGCAATCTACTGGACGTCAATCCCGCCATGGTGCGTATGCTGGGGTATAAAACGAAGGAAGAAGTGCTTGCGAAAAACTTGAGCGGCCATCTAGCCGACGCGTCTCAGCGCAGTTCCTTGCTCGATGAAATCCGCAAGGCTGGGGCGCTGCGCGACCGGCAAATTGTCCTGCGCCGCAAAAATGGCTCTCTGATTCGCGTCCTCAGTTCGTCCGTGGCCATCCGCGACGCCTCCGGCCAACTAGTTCGATTTCAGGGTTCCTTGGTCGACATCTCGGAGCGGCTCGAAATCGAACGCCGTCTGCGCGAGGAGCAGGAATTCGTTCGCCGGCTCATCGCTTGTTTTCCGGACGTCATCGTGGTTCTCGATACCGAGGGCCGCTACACCTTCGCCAGTCCGCGCGTCCAGGAATTCCTCGGCTACACTCCCGAAGAATATCTCGGGGAAAACCTGGAACACCGCCCTCATCCGGAGGACCGGCAGGCCGTCATCCAGTTCTTTCGGGGGTTGATTGGCGGCGACAGCGGAGTCAGCACGGTCGAATATCGCACGCGTCATAAAGACGGCCACTGGAGGACGTTTCGCGCCAGCGCCAGCCCGCTCACCGACGCGGAGGGGAAGGTCATCGGCATCGTCGCCTCCGCGCGTGATGTCACGGAGTCAAAGCGTATCGAACAGCAGTTGGTTCAATCCGAAAAACTCGCCGCGATTGGGCAAATGGTTTCCGGCGTGGCTCACGAACTGAATAATCCGCTCACCGCCATTCTCGGAGTAAGCGACCTGCTTTATGATCGCGCCGGCGACGACGCTTCACGGCGTCACGTCGAACTCATTCGCAAACAGGCGCGCAAGGCTGCGGATCTCGTTCAAGGATTGCTCACTTTTTCCCAGCCCTCGCGCCTCAAGAGCCAAAACGTGCGTTTGGAGGATCTGGTTGCCCGCGCGCTCGAATTGCAGCGCGGCTCCCTGGAGGCTCGCAATATCATCGTCGAGTTTAAGGTGGAAAAAGACTTGCCACTCGTCGCCGCGGATCCGAATCACATCGTCCAGGTCTTTGTGAACCTGTTCACAAATGCAGAACAGGCGATTTCCTCCGTGCGCCATCACGGCAGTCTGAAGATCCTCGTCAGCAACTCCGATCAAAAGCTGCAAGTAATGATCGAAGATGATGGTCCGGGCATCCCGCCGGAAATTCATTTGAAGATTTTCGATCCTTTTTTCACCACGCGCCGTCCCAGCGGTGGCGCAGGATTGGGGCTGACAATCAGCTTGGTGATCGTCAAAGAGCACGGCGGCACGCTGGAAGCGTTGCCCTCCGCCGGCGGCGGGGCTCGCTTTCGCATACTCCTGCCGGCATCTCAGGCCGCCCGGTCTCCGCAAGAGCCTTCCTCCGCGTCAAATGGTAATGGACTGAAGGACTGCTCGATTCTCGTCGTGGACGACGAGGAAGGAATCCGCGAGTTGATTAAAGAGGGGCTCGCGGCGCGCGCCGCTGTAGTCGACGCCGTTTCCAGTTCCGAAGAAGCATGGAACCATTTGTCTTCGCGCGCTTATGACGTTGTTCTCTGCGATTTTAACCTTGGCAAGACGAGCGGGACGGAGCTCTTCGAGCGCGTTATGGCAAGAACCGGCAAAAAAAATCCGCGATTCCTTTTCATGTCCGGCGAGCTGCTCAACTCGGCCGAGATCGCGGCTCTCGAAGAGAAAGATGCAAACGTGCTGCAGAAGCCTTTTCAGTTATCAGAACTTGTCGCAGCGCTGGAGAAATTTATCAGTGTGCCTTCTGCCGTTCGGAAGTAA
- the rpoC gene encoding DNA-directed RNA polymerase subunit beta' has protein sequence MYRSSPYDRASQIADFDSIRISLASPEKIRSWSHGEVTKPETINYRTFKPERDGLFCAKIFGPVTDWECLCGKYKRMKHRGVICDKCGVEVTLSKVRRERLGHIELASPCSHVWFFKGLPSRIGYLLDISMRDLERVLYFEAFVVVDAGDVPGIKEKELLLDDKYRELQKEFAGKFRAIMGAEAIKELLRRVDIEKLSEELREKMKADPSLQKRIKFAKRLKVVESFRKSGNRPEWMILDVIPVLPPELRPLVPLDGGRFATSDLNDLYRRVINRNNRLKKLMELHAPDVIVRNEKRMLQEAVDALFDNGRRGRVLRGTNNRPLKSLSDTLKGKQGRFRQNLLGKRVDYSGRSVIVVGPELKLHQCGLPKKMALELFKPFIYHRLEAAGHCTTIKQAKELVEQQESIVWDILEEVIREHPVLLNRAPTLHRLGIQAFEPVLVEGKAIRIHPLVCTAFNADFDGDQMAVHIPLSPEAQVEASVLMLSSHNILSPANGGPLAVPTQDMVLGIYYATKAKPGAKGEGRAFGTIDEVLLALEAGEVELLTPIRLRYTGEVIEMSTAYDDQDVTHTPSVMLNKQFLQTTVGRVIFNDHLPSDMPFINGLLKKKGTQQLCQYCYLRFGLERTVQMLDKLKELGFFYATKAGLSIGISDMVIPGDKAKLVDTAEREVVKVQQQYLDGAITNGERYNKVIAIWSDVTEKVADELFKTLEEQDKQGTMNPIYVMADSGARGSKQQIRQLSGMRGLMAKPSGEVIESPITSNFREGLDVLQYFISTHGARKGLADTALKTADSGYLTRRLVDVAQDVIINEFDCGTADGIYVEPILEAGVEVEPLRDRVIGRVSLEKIKDYEGNVIVEVNQEVTEELANAIQAAGIERVKIRSVLTCESRRGVCARCYGRNLATGRFVEMGEAVGVIAAQSIGEPGTQLTMRTFHIGGTATRVTEQSKVEAKNNGFVKFIDLKVVEGRGKTFISMNRSGLIAVVDDKGREKERYHVVYGARLKVEDGQPVTVGQTMVEWDPYTFSILTETGGTIQFKDLQSGLTIEEQVDEVTGLSQLVVTLPPGDEKHQPMILVRDSQGRVRKKYLMPSRAHLMVADGDEVHPGDVLAKIPRETTKTKDITGGLPRVVELFETRKPRDPAVISEIDGVVKYGEIVKGMRRIYVESEDSKTVKEYAIPRGVHINVQEGEHVRAGEPLIDGPLNPHDLLAVLGEKFTQAYLVNSVQEVYRLQGVNINDKHIETIVRQMMRWVKVEDVGDTPFLLEEQIDKFRFREENDHVIRDGNRPATGRPLLLGITKASLSTDSFISAASFQETTRVLTEAAISGKVDYLRGLKENVIMGRLIPAGTGLERYRSVRLLTEVPKEEPEAVEPELTPEEAAALDFLRKDTDTVAEG, from the coding sequence TTGTACCGATCTAGCCCGTATGATCGCGCCAGCCAGATTGCCGATTTCGATTCCATCCGCATCAGTCTGGCGAGTCCGGAAAAAATCCGGTCTTGGTCGCATGGCGAGGTAACCAAGCCGGAAACGATCAATTACCGCACGTTCAAGCCGGAGCGTGACGGTCTGTTCTGCGCCAAAATCTTCGGTCCGGTGACGGACTGGGAGTGCTTGTGCGGCAAGTACAAGCGCATGAAGCACCGCGGCGTCATCTGCGACAAGTGCGGCGTCGAAGTCACGCTGAGCAAAGTGCGCCGCGAGCGCCTCGGCCACATCGAGCTCGCTTCGCCCTGTTCGCATGTATGGTTTTTTAAGGGTCTGCCGAGCCGCATCGGTTATTTGCTCGATATTTCCATGCGCGACCTCGAGCGCGTGCTGTATTTCGAAGCCTTCGTCGTCGTGGATGCCGGCGATGTGCCGGGAATCAAAGAGAAAGAGCTGCTGCTCGACGATAAATATCGCGAGCTGCAGAAGGAATTCGCCGGCAAATTCCGCGCCATCATGGGCGCGGAAGCGATCAAGGAATTGCTCCGCCGCGTGGACATCGAAAAGCTCTCCGAAGAGTTGCGCGAAAAGATGAAGGCCGACCCCAGCCTGCAGAAGCGCATCAAGTTCGCCAAGCGGCTCAAGGTGGTTGAGTCGTTCCGCAAGAGCGGCAATCGGCCGGAGTGGATGATCCTCGACGTGATTCCGGTCCTTCCGCCGGAGTTGCGCCCGCTCGTGCCTCTCGACGGAGGTCGCTTCGCCACTTCCGATTTGAACGATCTCTATCGCCGCGTCATCAACCGCAATAACCGCCTGAAGAAACTCATGGAACTTCATGCGCCGGACGTGATCGTGCGCAACGAAAAGCGCATGCTTCAGGAGGCCGTGGACGCGCTATTTGACAATGGGCGCCGCGGCCGTGTGCTTCGTGGCACGAACAATCGCCCTCTCAAATCGCTCTCCGACACGCTCAAGGGCAAGCAGGGACGTTTCCGCCAGAACCTGCTCGGCAAGCGCGTGGATTATTCGGGCCGCTCCGTGATCGTCGTTGGTCCGGAGCTCAAGCTGCACCAGTGCGGTTTGCCCAAGAAGATGGCGCTCGAGCTTTTCAAGCCCTTCATCTATCACCGCCTCGAAGCGGCCGGGCACTGCACCACGATCAAGCAGGCCAAGGAGCTGGTCGAGCAGCAGGAATCGATCGTTTGGGACATTCTCGAAGAGGTGATCCGCGAGCATCCAGTGCTTTTGAACCGCGCGCCTACGCTGCATCGTCTCGGCATTCAGGCGTTTGAACCCGTGCTCGTCGAGGGCAAGGCTATTCGCATTCACCCGCTCGTTTGCACGGCGTTCAACGCCGACTTCGACGGCGACCAGATGGCTGTGCACATTCCGCTCTCGCCGGAAGCGCAGGTGGAAGCGTCCGTGTTGATGCTCAGCTCGCACAATATTCTCTCGCCGGCAAACGGCGGGCCTCTTGCGGTTCCGACGCAGGATATGGTTCTCGGAATCTATTACGCGACCAAGGCCAAGCCCGGCGCCAAGGGCGAAGGCCGCGCGTTCGGCACTATTGATGAAGTTTTGCTGGCTCTGGAGGCCGGAGAAGTCGAATTGCTCACACCGATTCGTCTGCGATACACCGGCGAAGTTATCGAAATGTCCACGGCGTATGACGATCAGGACGTCACGCACACGCCTTCGGTGATGCTCAACAAGCAATTCCTGCAAACCACCGTAGGCCGCGTGATCTTCAATGATCACCTGCCCTCGGATATGCCGTTTATCAATGGTTTGCTCAAGAAGAAGGGCACGCAGCAGCTCTGCCAGTATTGCTACTTGCGCTTTGGCCTCGAACGCACGGTGCAGATGCTCGACAAGCTGAAAGAACTCGGCTTCTTCTACGCTACCAAGGCCGGGCTTTCCATCGGCATCAGCGACATGGTCATCCCGGGCGATAAGGCCAAGCTCGTGGATACGGCCGAGCGCGAAGTCGTCAAGGTGCAGCAACAATACCTCGATGGCGCCATTACCAATGGTGAACGCTATAACAAAGTCATCGCCATCTGGAGCGATGTGACCGAAAAAGTGGCCGACGAGCTCTTCAAGACGCTCGAAGAGCAGGACAAACAGGGCACGATGAACCCGATTTACGTCATGGCCGACTCCGGCGCTCGCGGATCGAAGCAGCAAATCCGCCAGCTCTCCGGCATGCGCGGGCTGATGGCCAAGCCTTCCGGCGAAGTCATCGAGTCGCCCATCACTTCGAACTTCCGCGAAGGCCTCGACGTGTTGCAGTACTTCATCTCCACGCACGGCGCCCGCAAGGGTCTGGCCGACACGGCGCTCAAGACCGCGGACTCCGGCTATCTCACGCGGCGTCTGGTTGATGTGGCCCAGGACGTCATCATCAACGAATTCGACTGCGGTACTGCCGACGGAATTTACGTCGAGCCGATTCTCGAAGCCGGCGTCGAAGTCGAGCCGCTGCGCGACCGCGTGATTGGCCGCGTCTCGCTCGAAAAGATTAAAGACTATGAAGGCAACGTAATTGTCGAAGTGAACCAGGAAGTGACCGAAGAACTCGCCAATGCGATCCAGGCCGCGGGCATCGAGCGCGTGAAGATTCGTTCCGTGCTCACGTGCGAATCCCGCCGCGGTGTTTGCGCGCGCTGCTACGGCCGCAATTTGGCCACCGGGCGCTTCGTCGAGATGGGTGAAGCCGTCGGCGTCATCGCCGCACAGTCCATCGGCGAGCCCGGCACGCAGCTCACCATGCGCACGTTCCACATCGGCGGCACGGCTACTCGCGTCACGGAACAATCCAAAGTCGAAGCCAAGAACAATGGTTTCGTGAAGTTCATCGACCTCAAGGTCGTCGAAGGCCGCGGCAAGACGTTCATCTCCATGAACCGTTCGGGCCTCATCGCCGTCGTCGACGACAAGGGCCGCGAGAAGGAGCGCTATCACGTCGTGTATGGCGCCCGCCTCAAGGTAGAAGACGGCCAGCCGGTCACCGTTGGCCAGACCATGGTCGAATGGGATCCGTATACGTTCTCGATTCTCACCGAGACGGGCGGGACCATTCAGTTCAAGGACTTGCAGTCCGGCCTGACGATCGAAGAGCAAGTCGACGAAGTCACCGGTCTTTCGCAGCTCGTCGTGACCTTGCCTCCGGGCGACGAAAAGCACCAGCCCATGATCCTGGTTCGCGATTCGCAGGGCCGCGTGCGCAAGAAGTACCTCATGCCTTCGCGCGCCCACTTGATGGTTGCCGATGGCGACGAAGTGCATCCGGGCGATGTTCTCGCGAAGATTCCGCGCGAAACCACGAAGACCAAAGACATTACCGGCGGTCTGCCGCGCGTCGTCGAATTGTTTGAGACGCGCAAGCCGCGCGATCCTGCGGTCATCAGCGAAATCGATGGCGTGGTGAAGTACGGCGAAATCGTCAAGGGCATGCGGCGGATTTACGTCGAAAGCGAAGATAGTAAGACGGTGAAAGAGTATGCGATTCCGCGCGGCGTGCACATCAACGTGCAGGAAGGCGAACATGTCCGCGCCGGCGAGCCGCTCATCGACGGGCCGCTGAATCCGCATGATTTGCTCGCCGTCCTGGGCGAAAAATTCACGCAGGCTTATCTTGTGAACTCCGTCCAGGAGGTCTACCGCCTGCAGGGCGTGAATATCAACGACAAGCACATCGAGACCATCGTTCGCCAGATGATGCGCTGGGTGAAGGTGGAAGATGTGGGCGACACGCCATTCCTCCTCGAAGAGCAGATCGACAAGTTCCGCTTCCGCGAGGAGAATGACCACGTCATCCGCGACGGCAATCGTCCGGCGACCGGGCGCCCGCTGCTGCTCGGCATCACCAAGGCGTCGCTTTCCACCGATTCGTTCATCTCAGCGGCGAGCTTCCAGGAGACTACGCGTGTTCTCACTGAAGCGGCCATCTCCGGCAAGGTCGATTATCTGCGCGGCCTAAAGGAGAACGTCATCATGGGCCGACTGATTCCCGCCGGCACGGGTCTCGAGCGCTATCGCTCGGTTCGTTTGCTGACCGAGGTGCCCAAGGAAGAGCCGGAGGCAGTCGAGCCCGAGCTCACGCCGGAGGAAGCCGCTGCACTGGACTTCCTGCGCAAGGACACTGACACGGTCGCAGAGGGCTAG